TTAATAAAATAAACCAAAACGTAGCATTAAGCAGGTATTTATATAGTCCGTCATAATAATCATGCATGTACTCACCCCATTATGTTTTTTTATAGTATGGGCGAGTAGCAGGGCAATATATGTATTCATTTCTTTTCAATAGCAGGCTTAAAACGAGAAATGATTAGCTTATTTCTAACATATTTACGAAAGGGAAATCTCATACTAAAACCTAAGAGGTGATAAAATGAGAAAAAATCGATCAGCACGGGTTTTTGGCGGGATGATGCTTCTTTCATGGTTAACCATCCCTTTTATAGGACGACAGCATATTAAGCGCTATTTATCATCTACTATGTTTATTTCCTTTTTAATTATGGTTGAAAGCTATATTGCTGAAAAAAAGAAGTGGTGGATATTCCCTAATCCTCCTCATCCATATTTAACAGGTGAAGCTGCTTTACTCTTAGGTCCATTTTTAGCAGGTTCTTTATGGATTAAAAAGTTCACATATGGCCATTTTGGAAGGTATATGTTATTAAATGCAATCGTAGATACATTTTTTGTTTATCCTTTTCAACGAGCTATGAGCCGTGCAAAGCTTTTTAGGGTAGGCACATTTAAAGAGTACCATTTGCTAGGTATCTTTCTGTTAAAAGCTGCTTTAATGTACGTTTACCAACACCTAATAGTAGAGAAACCGAAACCTCAGCGTGCTTTAAAAAATAATCCTATAGAATAAAGGGGCAGGCAGGGAAGCGTGATTTTCTTGCCTGCTATTTTAATGCCCCAGAGGTCATTCCTGAAATGAAATGCTTTTGCAAAAACACGTACGCAATCAATAATGGAATAGAAGAAAGAACGACTGCTGAAAACAGCATAGGGTAATTGGTTAGAAATTCCCCTTGAAAGTCCAATAATGCAATAGGCAGCGTTTTTACTTCTTTAGATTTTAATAATAGCAAAGGGAATAACAGATCATTCCACACGATCACAAACGAAAAAATTCCTACTGTAGCCATTGAAGGTATGGAGAGTCGAAGAGCGATTTTTGAATATATTTTCCACTCTGACGCCCCGTCCATGCGAGCGGCTTCGAATAGTTCCTTTGGCAAAGTTTTCATAAACCCCGTTATAATAAACACACCGATAGGAAGCAAAAAACTTATGGAGACGATAATGACCCCTGTTAGCGTATTGACCAGTCCAAGCTTATTCATCAGCAAAAAGACAGGAATCATATTGACTTGAGTAGGGACAATCATTCCGCAAACAAAAAAGCCGTATACAATCCATCCAAGCTTTTGAGGTAGCTGAATAATAGCGTAAGCAATCATGCTTGAAAACCATAGAATAAAAAACGTGCTAAAGACGGTAACAATCACGCTGTTTTGAATATAGCCAAAGATGGGTTCATTGACGAGCAGCTGTTTATAATTTTCAATATTCCAGCCTGCTGGTAATCCAATTGGGTTGCTGTAAAGTTCAGGCGTTGTTTTAAAGGTTGTTAATAAAACCAAGCTTAAGGGCAAAAGAATGATTAAACCGTATATCCCTAAAATCAGATGTCTGAATGGATTTTGTTTCATAAAAGAATCTCCTTTTACATTTTGGTCAGGCGAAGTACGCGAAATTGAAGAAACGTTAAAAGAGCAATCACAATCATAAATACAACGGAAATGGCAGAGGCATAGCCAAAACGAAAATTAATAAAAGCTTCGTGATAAAGAAGTGTCGAAAGAATTTCAGTTGAGTTGGAGGGACCTCCATTTGTCATTGCAATGATTAAATCAAATGCTTTAAAGCTTTGTATGGTCGTATAAGCCACAACCATTGTCGTAGCTGGAGCTAAAAGAGGCCACGTAATGCGCTTGAATTTTTGCCATCGTGTTGCTCCATCAATACTAGCAGCTTCATATAACTCACTGGGAATAGCTTGAATTCCAGCTACAAAAATAATAAGCATTTGACCAGTATGTGCCCAAAATTGTACAAAAGCCAAGCTGTAAATGGCGATATGTCCATTTCCAATCCAAGACTGTGTCCAATGCTTAAGGCCTATTTTACTTAAAAATAGGTTAACTCCTCCAATGTTGGGGTCATACATAAAGTTCCACGTGAACGCAATCGACACGGACGAAATAATCGTCGGTACAAAAAAGAGTGAGCGATAAAATGTATTCCATGCAGAATTTCTATAAAGTAAAAGTGCAAAGCCTAAGCTCAATAACGTTTGAAAGATCAGCACGCCAATTGTGAACTTTAAGTTGTTTGTAAGCGACTGTGTGAAAATAGCATCGTTTGTTAAAATTTCTTTGAAGTTTTGAAACCCTACAAATGAGAACTGAGAAGACAATCCATTCCAATCAGTTGTACTTAAAAATAAAGCAGAAAGCGTTGGCAATGCAAAGAAAACCGTATATATGACAAAACCAGGAAGCAAAAACAACCATAGATGCCTGCTTTTAGAGATATTTTTAAATGAAAAGAGAGGAAAAGAGAACGAAGGGGTTCTCTTTTCTTCCTCTTGAATAGACGTATTAGTTTTTAGCGACACGTTCTACCTCTCCTTGTGCTTTTTCAGCAGCTTTTTTCGCTGACATACCGGATAGTACGTCCTGTACAGATGTTTCAACAGCTTTTGATACGCGCTCATTTAAAATGGTAAATCGAGGTTGGAAGACCGTTTTTTTGTCTTTCCACTTTGCGCTTTCTTTGAGTTCAGGTGAATCATATTTCACGTCTTTGACCGTTAATAACTGGCCAGTAGCATTTGCATACTCAGAAGAAATCTTTGGATCTGCAAGGAAAGTTAAAAATTTCTTAGCAGCTTCTTTATGTTTTGATTTTTCAGCAACACCTAATAAGAATGTTGTGGTATGAACACCTTCGTATTTGGCTTTATCTTGATCCACTGTAATCGGTGCAAGCAAACCTTGATCAATCTTTGGATTTTGCTGTTTGACTGTAGCCATCATATAAGAACCTTGAGCAAGCATTGCGCCTTTTTCCTGAGCGAAAAGTGCTGCAGCACTTTCTTTTTTCGTACCAAGAGCATCTTTTTGGAAGTAACCTTTATCATTTAATTCTTTAATTTGAGATAGGGTTTTGATAAACCATTCATCAGTTAGCTTGCGCTTGCCCGTTTCTACTTCGTGAAGGGCGTTATTTGTAGGTTCGTTATTCATAATCATTGGGTTAATAAATTGAGAAGGACTTACGTCTCCTGAAAATAAAATCGGCGTGTAACCATTTTTCTTTAATGTTTCAGCTGTTTTTAAAAAGCTATTCCAGTCTTTAGGAACATCTAAATTTAGTTTTTCAAAAATGCCTTTGTTATAGACAGGGATGTTATAGACTAGCTGATAAGGAAGAGCATATTGCGTATTATCCGCTTTACCCGCTTGGATTAGCTTTTCGTCAAATTTGCTGAGTAAGTTTTGGTCGTCCAGCTTTGCAAAACCGTTTGCTTTGCGAATCGTTTCAAATTGACTTCCTGGAAAACTAGCAAATACATCGATGCCTTCTCCAGAGAGTAGAGATCCTTGAATTTGTGATTGATATGAATCCGAAGGAAAGACGGTCATCTCTACATGAATATTTGGGTTTTTCTTTTCAAATTGCTCAATGATAGAATCAAAGGCTTTCGTATCTTCTCCTCGCCAATGCGTAAAGTTAATGGTTACTTTTTTTGAAGAATCGCTGCTGTCGCCGCTTGTTGAACTGTTTTTGCCGCAGCCGGCGATGATCACGGTGAGCATTGCTAACAGAATTAATAATTTTTTCATTTTAGTTCCCCCATTTATAGAATTCTTTTTAGATAGTTATTGGTCAATTTTGATACGATTGGTAGATGTTTGGTCAAAGAAATGAGCATGATTCATTTGAAAATGAAACGGAAAGTGCTGATGAACTTGAATATGTTCATCCCCAGGGATTTTAGCCACAAAGAGCTGCTCTCCTAAACTGCTGTATAGTATGTACTCTGCTCCTAATAACTCAGACACATCTACCGGTAATGAAATATGAGGAGCATCAGAAAAGGCACGCGTAATATGCTCGGGTCGAATTCCTACAGTAATGAATTGATTATTGTAGCCTTTTTCATGTAACGAATGCATTTGATTTTCTGTCAGCTGAAACTCATGTTCACTGATGTACAGTTTGCTGTTCACTACTTTTCCTGTGAAAAAGTTCATTCCCGGTGAGCCTATAAAACTGGCTACAAACGTATTCTCTGGAGCATTATACACTTGCATAGGTGAACCTATTTGCTGAATTTTTCCGTCTTTCATAACTACGATTCTGCTTGCCATCGTCATGGCTTCTGTTTGATCGTGGGTTACATAAATAATGGTCGTCTGCAGCCTCTGATGAAGCTTACTGATTTCAGCACGCATTTGT
The genomic region above belongs to Priestia megaterium and contains:
- a CDS encoding carbohydrate ABC transporter permease — encoded protein: MKQNPFRHLILGIYGLIILLPLSLVLLTTFKTTPELYSNPIGLPAGWNIENYKQLLVNEPIFGYIQNSVIVTVFSTFFILWFSSMIAYAIIQLPQKLGWIVYGFFVCGMIVPTQVNMIPVFLLMNKLGLVNTLTGVIIVSISFLLPIGVFIITGFMKTLPKELFEAARMDGASEWKIYSKIALRLSIPSMATVGIFSFVIVWNDLLFPLLLLKSKEVKTLPIALLDFQGEFLTNYPMLFSAVVLSSIPLLIAYVFLQKHFISGMTSGALK
- a CDS encoding carbohydrate ABC transporter permease, whose protein sequence is MSLKTNTSIQEEEKRTPSFSFPLFSFKNISKSRHLWLFLLPGFVIYTVFFALPTLSALFLSTTDWNGLSSQFSFVGFQNFKEILTNDAIFTQSLTNNLKFTIGVLIFQTLLSLGFALLLYRNSAWNTFYRSLFFVPTIISSVSIAFTWNFMYDPNIGGVNLFLSKIGLKHWTQSWIGNGHIAIYSLAFVQFWAHTGQMLIIFVAGIQAIPSELYEAASIDGATRWQKFKRITWPLLAPATTMVVAYTTIQSFKAFDLIIAMTNGGPSNSTEILSTLLYHEAFINFRFGYASAISVVFMIVIALLTFLQFRVLRLTKM
- a CDS encoding ABC transporter substrate-binding protein yields the protein MKKLLILLAMLTVIIAGCGKNSSTSGDSSDSSKKVTINFTHWRGEDTKAFDSIIEQFEKKNPNIHVEMTVFPSDSYQSQIQGSLLSGEGIDVFASFPGSQFETIRKANGFAKLDDQNLLSKFDEKLIQAGKADNTQYALPYQLVYNIPVYNKGIFEKLNLDVPKDWNSFLKTAETLKKNGYTPILFSGDVSPSQFINPMIMNNEPTNNALHEVETGKRKLTDEWFIKTLSQIKELNDKGYFQKDALGTKKESAAALFAQEKGAMLAQGSYMMATVKQQNPKIDQGLLAPITVDQDKAKYEGVHTTTFLLGVAEKSKHKEAAKKFLTFLADPKISSEYANATGQLLTVKDVKYDSPELKESAKWKDKKTVFQPRFTILNERVSKAVETSVQDVLSGMSAKKAAEKAQGEVERVAKN
- a CDS encoding ABC transporter ATP-binding protein, yielding MAELQLQHVYKKYGKDSLAVDNFNLHIQDKEFIVFVGPSGCGKSTTLRMIAGLESITEGELLINGDRANDLPSKDRDIAMVFQNYALYPHLTVYDNMAFGLQLRKVPKQEIDERVREAARILDLEPYLKRKPKALSGGQRQRVALGRAIVRNAQIFLMDEPLSNLDAKLRVQMRAEISKLHQRLQTTIIYVTHDQTEAMTMASRIVVMKDGKIQQIGSPMQVYNAPENTFVASFIGSPGMNFFTGKVVNSKLYISEHEFQLTENQMHSLHEKGYNNQFITVGIRPEHITRAFSDAPHISLPVDVSELLGAEYILYSSLGEQLFVAKIPGDEHIQVHQHFPFHFQMNHAHFFDQTSTNRIKIDQ